ATTTTTCGAAACTGCTCCAGTCGTAGTTCAGTTTGTCGCCGGTCATGCCGGTCACTACGGCGCAGGGAAGGCAATATGAGAATTCCAGAGAAATGGAACTCTGCAAGTTTTTCTGGCTTTTCGCTTGGTCGGGCCAGAAAACGATTCCCTTCATGGGCTCGAGCGATTCAATGCTCTTGTTGAGTGCAACGGAACGGTCCGCTGCAAATGTTGCAGTCGCCAGAAACGCAACCGCGCCCCCTGCGATTATCCAATTTTTCACCATACACACTCCGTTTCGAAAAACTTCGTCTTTACAAATCTATCGCCTTGAGCGTTTGGAGTCAAGTAAAATTATGGATTTTTTGCCTTGAACTCGGTGCCCGCGAATGTCAATTTGCTTGCCGGCTGCGCTGTTGGTGCGAATATTGCCATTGCGAATCTTTTTGATTGCGGTGCCGTCGTCTTGCAGAGCGATGGCGATGCTGTCGAGAATCGGGTTGCCGGTGCCTTCGATATAGTCGTGCGAAACTTCCCAGACCATGATGCCAGCATAGCCGTTTTCTTTGACCCAGCGGCTTTTGACGGCAGAAGAGTGCGGGTCTTCGAAGGTGACGTAGCCGGTGGACGATACGCCGTAGGGTTCTACGGCGACGCTGTCATAAAAATATTCCCAGTCAGTATTCGTGACGATGTCCTTGTAGGCGACTTGCTTTGCGGAACCCTTGGTGAAATCGGTGCCGGGGCCCGTGGCGCCCTTGAATTCAAACCCGAATGAGGGAATTCCGAAGACCATTTTTTCAGTCGGAACGCCGCGCTTTTTCCAATAGTCGCGGGTTTCTTCCCATGACCAGGTGGTGTAACCTTCGTGCGGGTAGAGTGGCGAATCGAACATGGCTTTTTCATCCCAGTCGCCGGTCATGTCGTAGGTCATGAATCCGAACCAGTCCAGATTTTTCACGAGGACTTCGGGCGTAAACCATTTGCCGTAATAGGGCGAGCAGGGGAGCGCTGCTGAAAGGCTCTTGTCTTTGGGGAGAGCCTCACGGAGTTCGGTGAGCAACTTGCTGTAGGCAATCGTGTCGGCTTCGGGCACGGGGTTGTATTCCCATTCCCAGTCCATGTCGAGACCATCGAGGTTATGGTCGGCGACGAATTGTACAAGGTTTTCGACGAACTTGCCACGAAGAGCGTCATCCGATGCGATGGGAACAAAATTTTCGCTTTGCCCGCCACCGCCGAGCGAAACAATTACCTTGGTGCCTGCGGCATGCGCAAGCGTTACCATGGAATCAAGCGCGCTCGGATCGTCAGCGGCATCGCCTTTGAGCGAACCATCCGTATTCGGTGTAATGAAACTCCACAGCACATGAGTCAATTTGTCATACGGGACCTTGTCTACTGTGTATGGGGGCTTGTGCCATTTTCCCCAGTCGGGGTAATAGCCGATGAACAGCGGTGCTGCCCATACCGAAGAGGCTCCGGCGATGGCTAAAAATGTACCGGCAATATTTATCCAATGCTTAAGAACTTTCATCAATCCTCCCGAAGGATTTGCGTATTTTCAAAATAATATTTTTTTATGAATAGAGTATGCCTGTTTGCTAGTTTTTTGCTTCGCCCATAATCCCCTAGTCCCTAAATCTTATCCCCAACTATAAACCACTGTCTACTGCCTACCGCCTACTTCCTACTGTTTACTATATTTACACTTGATGAAATTACCTGTCGTATGTATTGTTGGACGCCCGAACGTGGGCAAGTCCTCTCTTTTTAACCGAATCTTGGGGCGTCGTGCCGCAGTCGTTTCTGACCGCGACGGCGTGACCCGCGATAGGCATTACCAGACGGCCAATTACAAGGGCCATGAATTTACGGTGGTCGATACCGGCGGATTCTTGCCGGACGATTCCATCGACGTGCTCGCCGATAGCGTGCGCACGCAGATTTTTAATGCCGTCGAAGAGTCCGACCTGGTGCTCTTTATGGTCGATGTCCGCGTGGGCATTACCAAGCTCGACGAACAGTTTGCCCGTATGGTCCGCAAGCTCGACAAGAAGGTGATTCTTGTTGCGAACAAGAGCGAAAACGGTGCCGATCGTCAAGAAAGCTACGAGTTCCTGAAACTCGGTTTTGGCTTGCCTCGTACTATCAGCGCACTCACGGGCTATGCCTGCCTTTCGTTGATGGACGAAGTTATTGCGGTGCTTCCGACTCCCGTTCGCGGTGAACGTCGCGAAGAGCGCCCGATTCGCTTTGCCATTCTTGGCCGCCCGAATGCCGGCAAGAGCACGCTTCTGAACCGCTTGCTGAACGAAGACCGTGCCGTGGTGTCCGATATTCCGGGTACGACCCGCGACTCCATTGACTGCGACTTTGCGGTTGATGGCCAAAAGTTCGTGGTGACTGATACGGCTGGCCTACGCAAGAAGGCGAAGGTCGAAGACGAAGTTGAAATTTTCAGCAACATGCGTACCCTCGAAAGTATCCGCCGTTCCGACGTGTCGGTACTTATGGTAGACTGCACCCGCGGTCTCGAAGTCCAGGACTTCCGCATTATTACCGAAATCCGCAAGGCGGGCAAGGGCCTGGTGCTCGTGCTCAACAAGTGGGACATTTTCCCGGACAAGACCGAAAAATCCTTTGACCACATGGTCAAGGAAATGCTCGAACGCGAACCGATGCTTGAATACGTGCCGATTATTTCGGCGAGTGCCAAGGAAGGCCAACGCGTTAACCGCATTGTCCAGGCCATTCAGACGGTGTATGCCAACTGCCGTCGCGTCCTTGGCCGCGACCGCGTCGCTACCGCCTTTGCAAGCTTCTTGGAAAAGAATCCGGTGCCGAGCCAGAACGCCCGTACCGTTCAGCTTACCCGTGCCTGCCAGATTATGGTGGAACCGCCGGTAATCGCTATCGAAACCCGTACGCCGGAACTGGTGGCCGATTCTTACAAGCGTTACTTGCTCAAACAGTTTTACGAAGAATTCCAGCTGCAGGGTGCGCCCCTCCGCTTGAACTTCGACCAGAAATTAACCCTTAGAAAGGATGAAGATCTTGAACAGTTTACTGAGTCTTCCAATAGCGTACTTGCTGGGGTCAATCCCCAGCGCGATCTGGATCGCAAAAATCGCAAAGGGAAAGTCGTTCGACATTAGAGACTACGGCTCCAAGAATGCGGGCCTCACCAACACGTTCCGCGTGCTCGGTTGGAAACCCGCCCTTCCGGTCGTTTTTCTTGATTTGCTCAAGGGTTTCTTTGGCCCGTGGATTGCCATGAAAATGTGCGAAGCGCAGGTGGCTGCCGGTGGTGCCGACTATTCTCACTGGGTTCCGCTTGTTGCAGGTCTCTTGGTGATTCTTGGTCACAGCTTCACTTGCTTTGCCGGTTTCCGCGGCGGTAAGGGCGTGCTTGCCGCTTTGGGTGTGTTCTTGGCCCTTTGCCCGATTACGGCTCTTAGCGCTTTCGGCGTGTGGATTATCCTTACGTTTTCGACCAAGTATGTGTCGGTGGGTAGCATTGGCGCCTGCGTCGCTCTCGGCGCATTTGCCGTGATGGGTTTCCTTAAGTTGCCGTTCCCGCCCGACGATATTAACTTGGGCCTGATGATTACCTGCCTTATCGTGGCCGTTTTCGTGATTGTGAAGCACAAATCCAACATTAAGCGCCTTATGAACGGCACTGAAAACGGTTTTGGCAGCAAGCGCAAGACTCCTAAGGCGTAATTATTGTAGATTATAGGAAAAAGTGATAGGCGAGGTTTTATTATGAAGGTTACTGTACTTGGAACAGGTGGCTGGGGACTTTCCCTTGGCCAGGTGGTGTACGAAAATAAGAATGAAGTGATGTTCTGGACCAATTCCCAGGCCGAAGTGGACCTGCTCTCTACGGAACACCAGTACAAGGACAAACTCCCGGGCGTGATTTTCCCGGCAGACTTTAAGTATACGACCGATATGAACGCCGCCCTCGAAGGCTGCGATATGGTTTTGATTGTGGTGCCGAGCCAGTTTATGGGCGGTGTCGCCAAGAATCTTGGCAAGTGGACTCCGGCCAAGGGCAAGGAACCGGTGGTGGTCTGTGCTACGAAGGGTATTCTCGAAGGCACGAACCAGCTCATGAGCGAAGTGCTCCTCGAAAACGTTCCTTGGCTCACCGAAGACAAAATGGTTGCCTTTAGTGGCCCGTCTCACGCCGAAGAAGTCAGCCGACACATTCTGACGGCGATTGTCTCTGCTTGCGTGAACGAAGAATCTGCAAAGCTCGTGCAGAAGGCCATGAGCTGCTCTTACCTGCGCGTTTACACCTCTACCGATATCGTGGGTGTGGAACTCTGCGGTTCCGTGAAGAACGTAATCGCCATTGCTTCTGGTGTGCTTTATGGTCTCGAAGCCGGTGGCAAGTACAAGATTGGCGACAACACTCGTGCCGCTATCCTCACTCGCGGTCAGGCTGAAATGTGCCGTCTCGGTAAGGCTCTCGGCGCAAAGCCCGAAACCTTTGCTGGCCTTGCCGGTATGGGCGACTTGATTGTGACTTGCCTTTCTCAGCACAGCCGCAACCGCTATGTGGGTGAACACATCGGCAGGGGCGAAACTATCGAACAGGTCCTCGGCGGCATGAAGATGGTGGCCGAAGGCGTTCCGACTTGCAAGAGCACCAAGGCTCTCGCTGACAAGCTCGGCGTCGAAATGCCGATCGTAAATGCCGTTCACGCCCTCCTTTTCGAAGGCAAGAACGTGGACGATGTTATCAAGGAAATGTGGGACCGCGAACTCAAGACGGAAGTCTGGGAATAATCGCTTTAGAACCTTACAGAAATTCCCAAGTGGGTCGCAAATCCGTTACGGAATGCGACCCCTTTTTCTGTTTCTAGATCGCCGGATTTCTTCTCTTGTTCAGGAGTGACAGGTGTGTCGATTCCGGAGGGCGTGTCGCCGCCGGGACTGGTGGCTGGGTCGCCTTCGCTGCCGTTGCTTTCGCCGGGCAAGAATTCCTTGTAGCTTGAATAAACAGGAGCCAGCTGCGTAACGCTGTAATCCAAGGCGATGGTGACTGAACCTTCGCGGCGGAGTTCTGCCCCAAGGGAAAGAATGCCGCCGGCACTCTTCAGTTCTCGCCGATAGATTTCATGCTGCTTGTTATAGGTCAGCAGAATGAGTGTCTCGATTTGCTTGTCCATGTCAATGGCACCGCTGGCGTAGTAACTGTCAAGAGCCACACGTGGATTAAAGGAATATTTGCGACCTAAGTGCCACTGGTATTCTGCACCGCCGATGACACCCATTGCGTCGAGGTCTGCGTCAATACGGAACATCTTCTGCAAGAAACTGAAGGAAAGGGATTTTAGAACAGAGGTGGGGAGAGCCCTGTTGGGAGCGAGTGTCTCAAAAAAGCGGTCCTGGTTCGCTTCGATCTTTCCGGCGACGTGGACGTAATTCAAGTTCGTTTTCAGGTTCTTGTAATTCCATTGGGCTAAAAGCCAGTGCAATTGTGCGTCAAGAGGCACGTACATAAAGCGCTTGTAGCTTGATTCCTGATGGAAAATCCCGTATAGGTAAATGTCGGCATTGATGTAGTTGTATTCCAGGCTTAAACGGCTTTGCCCGAGCTTGGCTCCGTATTCGCCGCGGGCCATCATCACGCTGATAGAATCCCTGATGTAATATTCCTTGTCCGGATTTTCAGGTGAAGACTGCAGGTATGTGCCCGAGATGCCAAAGTGATGAATGCCTGGGTTGATTTCGGCGGAAATGTTACGGGCAAGCAAGTGGGTTTCCCAATCTACTGAAATTTCGGGAACGACATCGTTCTTGTTTTCAGAGATCCAGCGTATGTTACCCAGTTCTACAGAACCGCGGGCTATGCTTGTGCCGATGCGGAAAAAGTCATCTGCCGAGTGTATGGCCAAGGTTGACTTTACAAAGGGCAGACTGCTGACATCGACACCGAGAGTAATGTATTTGAATTCGCTTTCAAAACCGATGCTGGCGATATCGAGGCTGTTGAAGCCTTTTACATCCCATTGGTCGGTGTAGCGACCTTGGTAGGTGATGTGCCTAAGGTCGCCGTAGATTTTAAGGTTTTGAACTTCAAGCTGATCGTTGATGCCGCATTGCCTTGCCGAGAACTGCTTGTCGCTGGTATGCAGCAAAAAGAGCCCACCGCAGTCGGTGAACCCGAGGTTGCTTAAAGAATGGGCCGCAATATTTGCGACCCCTAGAATAAATAATATTTTATTTGCGACTTTCACGAAAGGCGTTAGTAATCCCATTCGTCATTGTAGGTGTAATCATCCCAGTCGTCATCGTCGTCTTCTTCCGATTCGGTGGCGATGATTTTCCAGAACTTATCAGCAGTCATGCCAGGGAGCACGCCGCCGAAGGTGATATCCGGGAAGATGATGTACTTACCGAAATCGCGAACTTCGTAGTCTTTGAGCTTGTCGCCTTCGACATAGCCGTTTACAAGAGCCTGGTAAGAAATGGTCTTCTTGCCGCTAGCATCCGTAAAGTAGAAGATGTTGTCGGTTGCATCCTGGTAGGCGGTTGCAAAGAGGTGCGTGCCGTTTTCAACCTTACAAACGTTAGAGCTGAGCTTAATCGGCGAGGGGACCGTTACGTTAGCGTCGTCGTCATCGCCATAATAGCTCTTAGATTCACCGAAGGTGATGGTGCAGTTGTCCAACTTCATGCTGTAGCACTTGTAGGTGTAGCCGCCATCCTTGTAGTCAACGTCCATGCACACTTGCCACTTGTAGTCCAACGGTTCTTCGTCGTCCCAAGAGTAGGCTTCGCGAGTCCATGCACTAAAGTAATCGACTGTGCCGGCCTTCGTAACCTGCTTTTCGAGTTCCCTTTCAAGTTCCATATCAACGTAGGACTGATAAGCATCCATGTCTTCGGACCAGTAGAATCCGTCAACCGGAACCTGCCATTCCGAGGCGTCGTTAATGTGGTGGTACGGCAGGTAGTCCTGGAATCCGTCGGTAATGTCAAAGAACTTGGAGATGTTGATCGTAACCTTGGAACCGCGGGGGAGAGTCACTTCGACACCAGTGCGGAGTCCTTGACGGTAATGTTCCAAAGAATCGATTGCCTTCTGGAAGTCTGCTGCGCTTACGTCAGACATTTCGCCGTCGCCCACGATGTAGGGGTCGTTCTTCTGAGTGGCGGTGCCATTCTTGGATTCTTCGATACCGTACTGCAGGCCGAGTTCCA
Above is a window of Fibrobacter sp. UWT2 DNA encoding:
- a CDS encoding glycoside hydrolase family 18 protein, which gives rise to MKVLKHWINIAGTFLAIAGASSVWAAPLFIGYYPDWGKWHKPPYTVDKVPYDKLTHVLWSFITPNTDGSLKGDAADDPSALDSMVTLAHAAGTKVIVSLGGGGQSENFVPIASDDALRGKFVENLVQFVADHNLDGLDMDWEWEYNPVPEADTIAYSKLLTELREALPKDKSLSAALPCSPYYGKWFTPEVLVKNLDWFGFMTYDMTGDWDEKAMFDSPLYPHEGYTTWSWEETRDYWKKRGVPTEKMVFGIPSFGFEFKGATGPGTDFTKGSAKQVAYKDIVTNTDWEYFYDSVAVEPYGVSSTGYVTFEDPHSSAVKSRWVKENGYAGIMVWEVSHDYIEGTGNPILDSIAIALQDDGTAIKKIRNGNIRTNSAAGKQIDIRGHRVQGKKSIILLDSKRSRR
- the der gene encoding ribosome biogenesis GTPase Der — protein: MKLPVVCIVGRPNVGKSSLFNRILGRRAAVVSDRDGVTRDRHYQTANYKGHEFTVVDTGGFLPDDSIDVLADSVRTQIFNAVEESDLVLFMVDVRVGITKLDEQFARMVRKLDKKVILVANKSENGADRQESYEFLKLGFGLPRTISALTGYACLSLMDEVIAVLPTPVRGERREERPIRFAILGRPNAGKSTLLNRLLNEDRAVVSDIPGTTRDSIDCDFAVDGQKFVVTDTAGLRKKAKVEDEVEIFSNMRTLESIRRSDVSVLMVDCTRGLEVQDFRIITEIRKAGKGLVLVLNKWDIFPDKTEKSFDHMVKEMLEREPMLEYVPIISASAKEGQRVNRIVQAIQTVYANCRRVLGRDRVATAFASFLEKNPVPSQNARTVQLTRACQIMVEPPVIAIETRTPELVADSYKRYLLKQFYEEFQLQGAPLRLNFDQKLTLRKDEDLEQFTESSNSVLAGVNPQRDLDRKNRKGKVVRH
- the plsY gene encoding glycerol-3-phosphate 1-O-acyltransferase PlsY; translated protein: MLGSIPSAIWIAKIAKGKSFDIRDYGSKNAGLTNTFRVLGWKPALPVVFLDLLKGFFGPWIAMKMCEAQVAAGGADYSHWVPLVAGLLVILGHSFTCFAGFRGGKGVLAALGVFLALCPITALSAFGVWIILTFSTKYVSVGSIGACVALGAFAVMGFLKLPFPPDDINLGLMITCLIVAVFVIVKHKSNIKRLMNGTENGFGSKRKTPKA
- a CDS encoding NAD(P)H-dependent glycerol-3-phosphate dehydrogenase; its protein translation is MKVTVLGTGGWGLSLGQVVYENKNEVMFWTNSQAEVDLLSTEHQYKDKLPGVIFPADFKYTTDMNAALEGCDMVLIVVPSQFMGGVAKNLGKWTPAKGKEPVVVCATKGILEGTNQLMSEVLLENVPWLTEDKMVAFSGPSHAEEVSRHILTAIVSACVNEESAKLVQKAMSCSYLRVYTSTDIVGVELCGSVKNVIAIASGVLYGLEAGGKYKIGDNTRAAILTRGQAEMCRLGKALGAKPETFAGLAGMGDLIVTCLSQHSRNRYVGEHIGRGETIEQVLGGMKMVAEGVPTCKSTKALADKLGVEMPIVNAVHALLFEGKNVDDVIKEMWDRELKTEVWE